A genomic segment from Legionella quinlivanii encodes:
- a CDS encoding RCC1 domain-containing protein, whose product MIKQWLKAGFFTSLIFSGVVDAAIPKFSLAPLTPTILNVPSNASASVSYLVRNNTSLPRVLTMQPLPGIAQVVNAGTCGNPFYLNPGQTCVLGLQVNGSQLPVSGIHDGPVICKTMGPGNNSPDPFLCSRPDPLSILNISLSAATTGHLLWVYNGVPVTNVDLLTDTSGIITLSNTGINTVTNLQINIPAPYNAYFSNGCGASLSPNSSCNVSYNIPSPVFSNNFVITATGLNADNSPLPLSVEIGPVGPVQCWGENNTGQLGNGTTTPPALPVTSPADPLSVVLGITNATEISGGSTYTCALLATRQVQCWGANNVGQLGNGAPLPGATSLTAVNVVGINTAVDISAGENHACAVLANGTVQCWGANNVGQLGNGLTTNSSTPVTVAGITNAIEVSAGFYHTCAVLANGQVSCWGANDAGQLGNGTTAPLPQFFPAAPVIGVDNAIAITTSSSTSCALLANTQVKCWGLNNAGQVGMGQFTPSVPTPTTVVGVNNVGVLSGITDLSGRGFHTTALGSNGLVYAWGLNNAAQLGNGTLINSPFPTLVLGITPPAIDVSSGLVHACALLINGQMQCWGKNEFGQLGLGNAPPPPSVPPDIYTSAQTVLGLTNGIGLLEHGSAAISCAIVS is encoded by the coding sequence GTGATAAAACAATGGTTAAAAGCTGGTTTTTTTACCAGTTTGATTTTTTCCGGGGTGGTTGATGCGGCAATTCCAAAATTTAGTCTTGCTCCTCTTACTCCCACTATCTTGAATGTTCCTTCCAATGCTTCAGCCTCCGTTAGTTATTTGGTACGCAATAATACCAGCCTTCCCCGTGTGCTCACTATGCAGCCATTGCCGGGTATTGCTCAGGTAGTCAATGCAGGCACTTGCGGTAATCCGTTTTATTTAAATCCCGGGCAAACCTGTGTACTTGGTTTGCAAGTCAATGGCAGTCAATTACCTGTAAGCGGTATTCACGATGGTCCTGTCATTTGTAAAACGATGGGCCCGGGCAATAATAGCCCAGATCCATTTTTATGTTCCCGACCAGACCCCTTATCCATTTTAAATATTAGCTTAAGTGCTGCGACTACCGGGCATCTGCTGTGGGTTTACAATGGAGTTCCTGTAACCAATGTCGATTTGCTCACCGATACCAGCGGTATTATTACGTTAAGCAACACAGGGATTAACACGGTCACCAATTTACAGATAAATATCCCAGCGCCTTATAACGCCTATTTCTCGAATGGCTGTGGTGCCAGCTTGTCACCCAATAGCAGTTGTAATGTCAGCTATAACATTCCATCGCCGGTATTCTCAAATAATTTCGTGATTACAGCGACTGGCTTAAATGCAGATAACAGTCCCTTGCCCTTGTCGGTTGAAATTGGTCCTGTAGGCCCTGTGCAATGTTGGGGGGAAAATAATACTGGACAACTGGGGAATGGTACAACAACACCTCCAGCACTTCCTGTAACCTCTCCAGCAGACCCCTTGAGTGTGGTTCTGGGGATTACCAACGCTACCGAGATAAGCGGCGGTTCCACCTATACCTGCGCCCTGTTGGCCACTCGCCAGGTTCAGTGCTGGGGTGCTAATAACGTAGGCCAGTTAGGAAATGGCGCTCCACTTCCTGGAGCTACGTCTTTAACGGCAGTTAATGTAGTCGGAATTAATACGGCTGTGGATATTAGTGCGGGTGAGAATCATGCCTGCGCAGTGCTTGCCAATGGTACCGTACAGTGCTGGGGTGCTAATAACGTAGGTCAGTTAGGAAATGGTCTGACCACGAACAGCAGTACGCCTGTGACTGTGGCTGGAATTACTAACGCCATCGAAGTCAGCGCCGGCTTTTATCATACTTGCGCTGTGCTCGCAAACGGGCAGGTATCCTGTTGGGGAGCCAATGATGCAGGGCAATTAGGGAACGGTACGACTGCACCTCTACCACAGTTTTTCCCAGCTGCTCCCGTTATAGGAGTGGATAATGCTATCGCGATTACCACCTCGAGTTCGACTTCATGTGCGCTTCTAGCGAATACTCAGGTCAAATGCTGGGGTCTGAACAATGCGGGACAGGTGGGTATGGGGCAATTCACCCCGTCCGTACCGACTCCAACCACTGTAGTAGGAGTTAACAACGTGGGTGTTTTATCCGGAATCACTGATTTGTCAGGGCGAGGCTTTCATACCACAGCGCTTGGCAGCAATGGTTTGGTATATGCCTGGGGATTAAATAATGCTGCCCAATTGGGTAATGGTACGCTTATTAATAGCCCATTCCCGACGCTGGTACTTGGTATCACTCCACCGGCAATTGATGTCAGTTCCGGTCTGGTGCATGCCTGTGCTCTTCTGATTAATGGTCAGATGCAGTGCTGGGGTAAAAATGAGTTTGGCCAGTTGGGGCTTGGGAATGCGCCGCCTCCACCCTCTGTTCCGCCGGATATTTACACTTCAGCGCAAACTGTGCTTGGTTTAACCAACGGCATTGGACTGCTCGAGCATGGTTCAGCGGCCATAAGTTGTGCGATTGTTTCTTAA